DNA sequence from the Chryseobacterium turcicum genome:
TGTCTTAATTTAGGAGGTTTTTCTAATATTTCTTTTAAAATTAATGAAGAAAGAATCGCGTTTGATATTGCTCCTGTCAATATTATATTAAATAAATTAGCGCAGGAATTTAATCAGAATTATGATGAAAACGGTGATTTAGCGAAAAAAGGAAATATTAATCCTCAATTATTAGAGCAATTGAATTCGTTGGATTTTTATGCACAGCCTCATCCAAAATCATTAGGAATAGAATGGTGTAACGATACTATTTTCCCATTATTTTCAGGAATTGACAGCTTAGATGTTGTGGCAACTTTTACCGAGCATGCCGCTGAACAGATTTCTAAAATTTTCAATATTCATCAGTTTAAAAAAGTACTTTTTACAGGAGGTGGAACTTACAACCACTATCTGATTGAAAAAATAAAGAGTAAAACTCAAACAGAAATCATTATTCCCGAAAAACAGATTATTGATTTTAAAGAAGCCTTAATCTTTGCTTTTATGGGGGTTCTCAGATTGAATAACGAAATTAACGTACTCGCTTCCGCCACAGGAAGTTTGCACAATCACAGCACAGGAATTATTGCATAAAAAAACCTTCATTGCTGAAGGTTTTCGTTTTATTTATAAGCTTCGATTTTATCAGTCAAACTATTGATAAAATTCTGAAGCGGTTTCTCAACCATCATTTTGATAAAAGGATTAAATTTTCCTTCAAAAAGCATCTGTACTTCAGTTTGAGTTTCGTTCAAAGGTTTTAAAGTTGCTGTAAGCGTAAAGTCTAAACTTGAGCTAGCCGATTTCAAAACAGCTTTCTCGTGAGTAACTTCATCTATTTTAAGAGCGATTTCAGGCATTCCCTGAAGTCCGAATTTGAAGCCATCTTCTCGTGTTTCAAACTTTTGAAGACCATCTGGCATAAATTCTTTATAATTTTCAGGAGATTTAAGCAACTCAGATAAATCTTTAGATGATTTATTGACAATAATTTTTCGTCCTTCTAAATTCATTTTTTTATTTTTGTATTTAAATTATTACAAATGTATAAAGTTTTTGTGAACGAAAAAAAATTATTGATATCTAAGAACCCGGAAAACTTAGAGAAAGTCTTAAATTACGAAAGTTTCACAACTTTAGAAATTGCCCTCGACCTTTTGCAGAATACATCGACTTCTGAGCTTAATGTATATGGTGAACAAATTGATGAGATTTGGAAAGAATTTAAAAAACTTTTCAGAATCATTGAAGCAGCTGGAGGAATTGTAAATAAGCCAAATGGAGATATACTTTTCATCAGAAGATTAGGAAAATGGGACCTTCCTAAAGGCAAAATGGAAAAAGGTGAATCTCGTGAAGAATCTGCGATAAGAGAAATTGAGGAAGAAACAAATCTTCAGAATGTAGAACTTAAAGACTTTATCAACACCACGTATCATATCTATATCGAAAGAAATGGTGACCGTGTTTTGAAACATACCCATTGGTTTGAGATGTTTTTTGACGGTGAAGATACTTCAAAACCCCAACTGGAAGAAGGAATTACTGAAGTTGCCTGGAAAAACACCACCCAGATTGAGAATGAGGTTTTTCCAAACACTTTTCAGAATATAAAATTGATTATTAATGAATTTTGGGATACAAAATCTAAATAAAATCGATTGCTTTTTCTAAAGAAATTCCTCGTGAGGCTTTAAGAAGAATATTTTCTGACTGAATTTTGTTGTCTTTTAAATATTGAATGAATTCATCTGTACTTTCAAAAGCCGCAGAATTTTTGTTGACGTTTTTAAATTGTTTTCCGACCGTGATAATTTCGTTAAAACCTAAGTTTTGAGCTAATCTAAGAATATCCTGATGCTCTTTTTTACTTTCATCGCCCAACTCAAGCATGTCGCCAATAACGATTGTTTTTGAGCCTTCAAAAGTGATGAAATTATGCAATGAAGCAGACATCGAACTTGGATTAGCATTGTAGGTATCTAAAACCAAAGTAATTGTACCCTTTTTCACAACCTGTGACCTCATATTAGTGGGAGTATATGATTCTAGGGCCGATTGTATTTCATCGAAATTCAACCCAAAATGAAGCCCAAAACTTGCTGCCGCACATAGATTGGTAAAATTATATTCTCCTGTAAGCTTTGATAAGGCTTTTTGATTTTGATACTGTACACCCACAAAATTATTTTCAGAAAAAGCTTCAAAATAATAGTCAGAGTTTACTTTTCCAAACGTTATTTTTGATTGATAATCCTGTGTTTTTTCTAATTGAATTAAATCATTTTCGTTAACTAAAATAGTTTGACTGGCATTGATAAGATAATTATACAACTCAGATTTACCTTTTATAACGCCTTCAAAACCTCCAAAACCTTCTAAGTGAGCTTTACCGAAGTTGGTGATGTATCCAAAGTTTGGTCTCGCAATACTACACAATAATTCTATTTCTTTCTGATGATTGGCTCCCATTTCGATAACAGCCATTTCGTGTTCTGGTTTAATCGAAAGTAGAGTTAACGGAACACCAATATGATTATTTAAATTTCCGAAAGTATACTGTACATTATATTTTTTTGATAACACAGCATGAATAAGCTCTTTGGTGGTCGTTTTACCATTGCTTCCGGTAAGACCAATAATAGGGATATTTAATTGATTTCTATGATGTACAGACAATTCCTGCAAAAACTTTAAAGTAGAAGAAACATAAAAAATATTTTTTTCTATATTTTCAAATTCTTTATTTTCAATAATAACAGCTAGAGCACCTTGATTAATCGCTTTTTCAGCTA
Encoded proteins:
- a CDS encoding anhydro-N-acetylmuramic acid kinase, producing MKVYKAIGLMSGTSLDGLDICFTKFWKENSSWKFEILKAETIAYPEALEEQLRNSIHLSSQDLLALHSEYGFYLGQITNDFIKKNQLTDVDLIASHGHTVFHQPHRKFTLQIGDGRAIKIKTQVPVIYDFRSQDVLLGGNGAPLVPIGDEHLFSDYDACLNLGGFSNISFKINEERIAFDIAPVNIILNKLAQEFNQNYDENGDLAKKGNINPQLLEQLNSLDFYAQPHPKSLGIEWCNDTIFPLFSGIDSLDVVATFTEHAAEQISKIFNIHQFKKVLFTGGGTYNHYLIEKIKSKTQTEIIIPEKQIIDFKEALIFAFMGVLRLNNEINVLASATGSLHNHSTGIIA
- a CDS encoding SRPBCC family protein, whose translation is MNLEGRKIIVNKSSKDLSELLKSPENYKEFMPDGLQKFETREDGFKFGLQGMPEIALKIDEVTHEKAVLKSASSSLDFTLTATLKPLNETQTEVQMLFEGKFNPFIKMMVEKPLQNFINSLTDKIEAYK
- a CDS encoding NUDIX hydrolase, with amino-acid sequence MYKVFVNEKKLLISKNPENLEKVLNYESFTTLEIALDLLQNTSTSELNVYGEQIDEIWKEFKKLFRIIEAAGGIVNKPNGDILFIRRLGKWDLPKGKMEKGESREESAIREIEEETNLQNVELKDFINTTYHIYIERNGDRVLKHTHWFEMFFDGEDTSKPQLEEGITEVAWKNTTQIENEVFPNTFQNIKLIINEFWDTKSK
- a CDS encoding UDP-N-acetylmuramoyl-tripeptide--D-alanyl-D-alanine ligase, with the translated sequence MNTEQFYPIFLKAEKVTIDSRKIDKNDIFFAFSGDNFDAATLAEKAINQGALAVIIENKEFENIEKNIFYVSSTLKFLQELSVHHRNQLNIPIIGLTGSNGKTTTKELIHAVLSKKYNVQYTFGNLNNHIGVPLTLLSIKPEHEMAVIEMGANHQKEIELLCSIARPNFGYITNFGKAHLEGFGGFEGVIKGKSELYNYLINASQTILVNENDLIQLEKTQDYQSKITFGKVNSDYYFEAFSENNFVGVQYQNQKALSKLTGEYNFTNLCAAASFGLHFGLNFDEIQSALESYTPTNMRSQVVKKGTITLVLDTYNANPSSMSASLHNFITFEGSKTIVIGDMLELGDESKKEHQDILRLAQNLGFNEIITVGKQFKNVNKNSAAFESTDEFIQYLKDNKIQSENILLKASRGISLEKAIDFI